The following is a genomic window from Manihot esculenta cultivar AM560-2 chromosome 9, M.esculenta_v8, whole genome shotgun sequence.
taattacttatataAAATCATCAAACAATGATTACACTGTATATAAAAACAAAACTCGAAAATCgtaataatttttagatttaaatcTATCATAAacctaattatatattatttaattataataaagttCAAGCGGATAGAGTATTTTTAAAGATAAAGAAGTCCAGGACAACAAGAACTGTGGCAAGTAGCAAGCTAGTTCATGACCCATGTAGGCCTAGCCACAATTTGGTTTGAAAGGTGAATTGGATAGAAATCAAACCGTAATATAGTATTGAATCGGTTAATCGATTTTAGTTCCTCAACTAAACTGAACTTATCAGTTCCTATTAATAGTTcactttcattttaatttaattttaaaattttaaaataaattatttaataaaattttattacttaaaaTTGATACATATATAAATTCATAATCAAACTCAAGTTCATTCTTTTTGTAAATAATAGTATTTTcattttaacatttatttatttataaaaaataatttatatttaaaaaatattttttattgattaaattttttaaatgctctaaatatcaaaaaatatgaaaaatattcattaaaaaatactttttataaaataaatgaagatgtaatattattttgtattttatattatgcaaatatataattttttacaatttacTTGTTTATTcaattatcattttaataattttaatatttattcatttaaaaaaaataattttaatatttatatttatttctttattttttatttaattttatctgatgatcgctggatttcacTATCCCGGACCAAGGTCAGACCCACGATGACAACCCATAACCAGAAGGCTTCTAAGTCTCCCGCGTGAGCCAGATTCAGCCCGCTCAGTTTTAAGACCGGGCCCTATGTAGATttctcaatcaggccggccctGCCTTTTCCGGCCCAATGAGCAGACCTCCTCTAAGCCTCTAAGCTCAGCCTTAATCTCATCTTCCAGCCCAGCCCGGAAGAAGGAAGGTGGCCAGCCTGATCCATCTggtgggaccatccgcatgcgtgctagaggagaattaaatggccgttacgcatgaagcagaatatctgatattctcgtacaACCGTATCAGGATGGCAGGGACAGATGGTCCAATGGCAGTAGAGCCAttacacgtcactgacagacagtgaaaaaggataaaagggagaGGAACACTCTCCTCTCGTTTTAAGCTTACAGAACGctttgtaaaccctattttctggatctcagatcatcaattggtgcCGTCTGtaggaacgaaggagatctttttatcgccggagttccactctcacAATACCCACTAAGATCCACAATGGCCAATcataatgaaaacaaccttgttAACACCtccaatgacctgagctctgtccaggaggggcaacagttctctttctccagccccacaaccccaaacaaccaaacaccaatcccCTTCAACCCCTCGCCGAGCTTGACAGGGAATGCATCCGGAGCTGTcttatccaaccaggacctccaagttatggcccttcaactacaaaacaccgcccactggctggggcagatgatgcaacagaggggccttagcaccccgaTGAATGTGACGCCCGTAGTAAAAGAACCCCGAACCAATGAACCCCAGCCTACCTTCAACCACCCCCAAGCTATCAGCCGAGAAACCGAAGAAGGGGGGCGAAGagcaggaggagaagaagaaccgGAGGCTAGAGTTCATGGAAGAAGGGTGAGGGAGCTGATAGAGAACGACGAGGCAGACAGTTATTCTGCCGAAACAACCAAAAGAATGGGAAGTGAAGCTGGGGAGGAAGAATACCGTCTGGAGAAAAGACCCAGATAGGAGGAAGAAAGTGTAGATCAAAAGCTGCAGAAACTGAGAGAACAGCTCTTAGCTGAACTGGGAGCGAAGGATCCCAACCAAGCCCTcttgcccacctcttcacctttctcgaagtgggtgtAGCAAGAGATCGtccccaaaaagtttatgatgccacccatGGCGGCTTACGACGGAGCGGAAAACCCGAAGGAGCGGAAAACCCGAaggagcacgtcttgaactataagtctttcatggagttgcagactttatcagatgccttgatgtgcaaggtatttccAACGACCCTCTCAGGACCAGCACGGGCATGGTTTAACAGTCTAGAGGCGGGAAGTATCAGGAGCTTTGGAGATTTAGCCAACGCCTTCgtcagccggttcatagccaGAGTCCCAGCTGACAGGAAGACCAATTATCTAGAGACGGTCAGGCAGAAAAGGGACGAATCATTAAGGGAGTATGTTACCCGTTTTAATACGGAAGCCTTACAGATCCCCGAGCTGGATGAGGGGagagcggtggaggccatgcagaaggggacgacctcccCCGAGTTTTTTGGCTTGTTAAGCAGAAAGCCCCCCACCACGCTGgcagagttgatgaagagggcagagAAATATATAAGGCAAGATGACGCCTTAATGACGAGTAGATTCGCCAAGGGGGCGAAAGACAGAGGAAAAGCCCCCGAAGAAAGGAGATCGGAGAGGCATGAGAAGAAGCAGGGCAAGAAACCTGAGCCCTACAGGCAGCCCTGGGACCGGAGAGACCAAAGACCTTTCCCTCCTCGGGTTCCAGAACAAAAGCCATTTCCTCCGCGTATACCGAAGAACCTCACCCCGCTCAATGCGTCCAGAGCCTAGGTGCTCATGGCAGttcaggataaggagttcctacAATGGCCCAGGTCTATGAGGGCAGAAGCAGACCAgcgaaatcctgacaagtattgtcagtatcatCGCACTCATGGCCATGACACCAATAATTGCTACCAGCTGATTAGTGAGATCGAAAGGCTGATCAAGAGGGGACACCTCAGGAACTTTGTGAAGAagccggaggggcagaggcctcagccgAACCCAGCAGCACAAGCACCCAAGAGGACGGGAACAGGGCCGGTGAATGATGGCTCCAGTGGAACCAttaacatgattgttggaggaaccggaggtcggatgagccgaaggggAAAGAAGAGAGGCCGAGATGGGGAAAGCAGCAGCGCCGAAGTCATACAGGTAGTTGAGCACTCTCCAGTAACTATCACcttctctccggaggatgctcagggtgttcagatgcctcatgaCGACGCCCTTGTTATTGAAGCCGTCATCCACAACTACCGGGTTAAGAAGATTTTGATGGATGACGGGAGTAAGGTGAACTTACTGCCGTACCGGGTCTTCCAACAGATGGGCATCCCTGAGGAGCAATTGGTTCGGGACCAAGCCCCAGTCAAAGGGATCGAGGGAGTCCCAGTGCCTGTGGAGGGGAAAGTAAAGCTGGCCCTTACTCTAGGAGAAACGCCAAGAACTCGCActcattatgcggtgttcttaGTAGTCAAACTCCCCCTGAGCTACAACGCAATACTGGGACGACCTGCACTTTTCGACTTTGAGGCCGTAAGCAGCATCAGGTATCTGGCTATGAAATTCCCAATAGAAGCAGGAGTAGGGGTAGTCAGAGGaagccaggaagaggcaagagcagtGTACCTGGCCACGGTATCGAAGCCAAACTCGGTAGGAAAGAAACTTGACTCGAAAGTCCTGGAGGTCTGAGACGAGAAAAAAGAGGCCAGAACAGAGCCGgttggagagctggagacctttcccttatcagaagcagagacagataaggtcttcagtcttaacGCCGGCCTCACTGAAGAGCAGAAGATGGAAGTCATGGCCCTAATTCGAGGTCACGcgtcaagcttcgcctggaagccttttGACATGCCCGGGATTGACCCCAGAGTGATGACACACAAGCTGAATGTCCTCCCAGAGGCCAGGCcggtaaagcagaagaagagggtagtaggaagggagaagcaacaagccactagggaggaggtgcagaagttagaagaggcCGGATTTATTAGAGAggtcatgtacccacagtgtctagtaaatcctgtattagtcaaaaaagccaatggcaaatataggatgtgtatagattttacaaaCCTCAATCAAGCGtgtcccaaagattgttaccccctccctgatattaataaaatggtcgattctacgaCCGGatttgattacatgtcgtctttggatgctatgtctggttatcaccaaattccaatggacaggtcggatgaagaaaaaACCTCGTTCATAGCGGAAGATGGGACCTACTGCTATAAAGCCATGCCTTTCGGGCTGAAgaatgccggggcaacataccaaagattgatgaataaaatcttcaaggatcagatcggcaggaatgtcGAAGTGTAtatagatgatatggtggtgaagagtccgaattttcagcagcacttagtGGATCTGAGGGAGGTGTTCGAGGTGCTAGAGCAGTATAGAATGAGGCTGAACTCAGCGAAGTGTGCCTTCTTTATCAGGGGTGGAAaattcctgggatacatggtgagtggaaaaggcattaagcccaatccggagaaagtggaagctattCTGAATATGCCCGAGCCGACCTGCGTGAGGGATGTCCAAAGACTTACTGGAAGAGTGGTGGCCCTCAATCGCTTCATGTCGAGATCGGCCGAAAGATGCTTGCCGTTCTttaagaagttgaggaaagtgccgAACTTCGAATGGACCGAGGATTGCCGAaaagctttcaaagagctcaaaagctatcttagctcgcctcaaGTGCTTAGCAGTCCACTGGAGGGAGAAGAGCTCCTGATTTATTTGTCAGCCTCAGAAAAAGCCGTCAGTGCTGTGTTGGTAAGAGTGGAaggaggagagcagaagcctgttttctatgtcagcaaagTGCTCAAAGATGCCGAGGTGAGATACCTGAACATTGAAAAAATAGCATATGCCCTGTTGCTGGCAGTCAGAAAATTCAGGGTCTATCTcgaaagccaccaaggagtagtgatgacagaccagcccttaaagaagatcctccacaggccAGAAACATCAGGTTGAATGCTC
Proteins encoded in this region:
- the LOC122724604 gene encoding uncharacterized protein LOC122724604, which gives rise to MAVQDKEFLQWPRSMRAEADQRNPDKYCQYHRTHGHDTNNCYQLISEIERLIKRGHLRNFVKKPEGQRPQPNPAAQAPKRTGTGPVNDGSSGTINMIVGGTGGRMSRRGKKRGRDGESSSAEVIQVVEHSPVTITFSPEDAQGVQMPHDDALVIEAVIHNYRVKKILMDDGSKVNLLPYRVFQQMGIPEEQLVRDQAPVKGIEGVPVPVEGKVKLALTLGETPRTRTHYAVFLVVKLPLSYNAILGRPALFDFEAVSSIRYLAMKFPIEAGVGVVRGSQEEARAVYLATVSKPNSVGKKLDSKVLEV